The nucleotide window CGCTGTCTGCGAATCATTTGGAGAATAAATCCAAATTTGAGTTGCAAGGTTATCCTCTAGTATTCCTTCTTTTGATACTAGAGTCGATTCCTTTGCTAAGAATAAGTTCAGTAAGTGTGGTACCAACAGTTGAGGTTCCTGGGCCGACTTACTTGTGTGAAAAATACACTGAGATAGAGAATCCATCACTTGATAGGGTTTTACAGGTTGAAGCTGATACAAAGGTAAGCTTTTCCAAGTATATGTTTCTCAGTTtatttggcttcttctttttttaatatgtttctcattggtctttttttgaaatattctcAGCTGAAGGTCCATTGCATACTACCTTCTATTCCTCATGATCCAGAAGATGATATCTCCATTGAAGACAAATATAGTGACGAGTGGAAACAGTGAAAGATGTAACAAAGAAAGGTACAAGATTACAGCCGATGACTGGGAAAATAGGTGTGTAGACACATTTGACACATTGGATGCTCTTATTCAAATGATGGCAAATAAGGAGACTGGCCAAGCTTCTACTCCGATTGATGAGGATTCAGTAAATGAAAAAGTGAACAGGATCATCACGGTAATGGAGGAGAATCTGAAGAGCATGAAGGATCGAATGTCATTactggaagaagaaaacatacatCTTAGAGCTCGTGTGTCAGAGTTGGAAGGAAACAGCAATGTTTTTCCCACTAACGTGACACAAAAGGTAAATTCTCAAAACATCTTCTTTTACATTtgcattttcaagtattttttggaAGATCTTGTACATATTCTTGAATGCCTTCCTAATATTTGACAAACAGCGATCCAGTGggacacctttatctccaatgtctcacacGCAACCATCCAGTGggacacctttatctccaatgtctcacacgcaaccatcgagtgagacacctttatctccaatgtctcaacagcctaatttgacacatgaggtatgtaaccaataaatattgttgagttttgaagtaatatttggaaagcttttgtacttcttgaatgcattcctgatttttgcaggagACAATGATTGAATCAGCTGCATCTCCAAAGTCTCAACAAAATGAGGTATATGCTcaaaaatttttaagaaaatatttggaaattcttGTACAAAATCCTGAATGCCttcctgatttttgcaggaTTACACGCAATCATCGAGTGAGacgcctttatctccaatgtctcaacagcctaatttgacaaatgaggtatgtaaccaataaaatattgttgagttttgaagtaatatttggaaGCTTTTGTACATATTCTagaatgcattcttgatttttgcaggacacaatgaatgaatcagatgatgaaactcctgcccttgatactcaagtattctctcctaatctgacaaaagaggtatatgctcaatgatattgttttcacagttggagtttacaaattagttttgggtgatttttttttacatataaaggcttttctgatttttgacagaaagaaacagaaacGTCTACCGGTGAGAGGCCATCCAATCCTAATCAAGATGGAAAACCAGATGATGAGGTAATATTTATTCTAGAAATTATAgttgaatgtattcatgatggccattcctgatatttttttgcagattgtgaGAGAGAAATTAACAAGTGAGTCACCTGCTAGTCAGAGTCAAGTTTTGCAGAAAGAAACAGTAGAAATGAATgagacaccttcttctccaatagCTCCAAAGAGTATTGAAACTCCCGTTTATACTCCAAGTCAGACTCAGCAGGTACATGGTCAAAAAAAATCTTGGATTTTTAAGTTAATGTTTGGAAGCTTTAGAACGTACTCTGGATTGACTTCGTGATAATTTTTacagattgagagagagccATCGGATGACACGCCTGCCCTTGATACTCAAGTTTTTACTCCTAATCTGACaaaagaggtatatgctcaatgacagttggagtttacaattagttttgggtgatttacatatatagacCTTTCTAATTTTTGGCAGAGGGAAACACAAACCTCTACTGATGAAACGCcacccaaaactaatcaaggagaaggaaaaccagatgatgaggtaatatttactctagaaattataattgaatgtattcatgatggcctttcctgatattttttgcagattgtgatTGAGTCACCTGCTGCTCAGACTCAAGTTTTGCAAAAAGAAACACTGGAAATGAATgagacaccttcttctccaatatctccaaagagtattgaggctcaagtttttactccaattcagaaacagcaggtaaatgttcaaaaaatcttgGAGATTTCAAGTAATGTTTGAAAGCTTTTGTACGTGTTTTTGATCCCCTAcctgacttttttttgttttttttgcagacGGTAACAGAGGAAACGTATGAGGCTACACAGCCATTGACTGAGATCATTTCAGCAAACAATAAAAAGGTAAGCATAGAAATGTCTTTCATAAGTACaacttgaattttaaattgtagaaacTTCTTCATAACTACCTCTTTTATTTTACTGTTATTACAGGAGGATACACATGCTGTGCATTACAGACCTTCCTCTCCATTGTCTTCACTAATTGCACTAGTtattgaagaaaataagaatgctttggtaagaagaaatatttaaaatgtttaggtaatatttttctattcaactaactcttaccatttacttttgtcttatagagtgagacagaaactgcgacccaatatttttctacaagtGAAGGAGAGCATTCACAATCAAGCAGAAAGAATCAAGCGGAAGAATATCTCAAGGATACTACAGAACCTActactgagctagtttccacaGATGTTTCGAAGACACAGCCTCTTACTCCGCAAACACAGCACCTTCAGACAAGTGAGGGAGATCAATCCGATGAGACACCATCAGAGCAGAATCAAGCAGAAGAAAATCTCAAGGATACTACAGAACCTActactgagctagtttccacaTATGTTTCGAAGATGCCGCCTATTACTCAGCAAACAGAGCATCTTCAGACAAGTGCTAtagatttttcagaaaaaaacgaGGTATGCATCGAGTATATTTgatctttaattattattctaacaatttaaaaCCGCTGATGTTACTGaatcttcatttttaataggTTGAAGTAAGCAGGCTTCTAGCTCACTTTCAAATAGGCGCAGAGGTTGAAATTTTGTCTACTGATGACGAAATATGGTATCCAGGAAAGGTTGTTGATCTTAAACTGTGTGAAGGACTAGAGGAGCTGACAGTTGAGTACACGACACTCTTCACAGACCAACATAGACTTCAGAAACTTCAGGATACTATCACGGCTGACAAAATACGTCCTGCAACACCAACTAGTGACCAAAAATCCTTTGAGATGATGGATAAGGTAGAAGCCTTCTACAACAATGGCTGGAGCAGCGGACAAATTAGCATGGTACTTGGTGATAACACATACTCGGTGTGTCTCTATActtctatggaaactattctatTCAAACATTCAGATTTGCGAATTCATAGAGAATGGAAAGATGGAGTCTGGAAGATGGCAGATAAGGTAAATCATAACTAGAATTATACTTCACGTGAATTGTTTGATATACATACATTTTAGTTTCAGGAATGGTTTCCAGAAATTCCGATTGCaacaaatttgataatattttgcttGGTGTCTATTGTTTGATTAAAGGTGAAGCCtgataagaaaaggaaagctgctgcctcatcacaaaattcaggaatggataatgttttcctaagaaggAGCGAGAGGGTGCCTAAACGATCTAGAGACACAAAAACTCCATTCAAGTCTGACAGAAATCCGGCTTTAACTGTAATACCTGAGATTATACCTGCAGTTGATCCGTTTTCAACTCCTGCGGAACATAAGCTTTCAAGGCTTCAAAATTGGATGACATTAAAGCCCGGCATGCATGAAACGTAAGCATGTTTCTGTCCTTgtctatatattcttatatttatgtataagagGTTTGGTAATTCCTTTGAATCTTTAATCGACTGCAGGTCCCTATCAATCAATGATAATAAGATaaggaaatctttctttcaaagcatggaaaatgcaaaaaaggaccttaagaaagaggtaatttgtttacatatgttcttgccttgagctttttttttaaaaaaaaattcaggaaggatttgtttagtttcaggaaattatatagtaacaaattagataatgtttgcctttttttttgcagcacaTTGATGGAGCCTTTGCAATGCTAAATTGCAGAAGAAATGAGAATGCTGCTTGGTTCCACAACTACAAGATTCCAAAGGCGTGCTTCCTACCTATGGAGTTCTTGCATTGCTTGCTCTCTGATGATTTGGcttacaagaaagaaaaggtCAAAGGTAAAAAGATTTTCAACGATTTATTTAAAGATACTGTGAGAGGGAAGGTATATCCAGAGAAGACATGGggagaagatgttgatgttgtGTATGGGATTACTCTTGGAAAAAAAAGCAATGTCTGGATTGGGATGGAAattcatttgaagaagaaaagaatcacagtatatgattgttttcaaaaggaaagcaaCAGCATTGATATTCCTCAAGTGAAAAAGTTGGCAGGTATGTATAAACAATCTGTATTTGATGTATTCATCTGTTTCTTGGTTTGAAATATTCAACTGATTCTATcttgatattgatttttaaatatgacaGTGTTGATTTCTAATCTGCTGGTGGAATCTTCTGGTGATGAGGTAGATAAGGTGAAGATGATTCCATTTGAGATTGAGCAGGCACAAGGTTTACCCAAGACAAAACATCCTTTCAACTGTGGGATATTTCTTGTCAAGATTCTGGAGTGCCAGTCATTGAAGATAGGAGACATGACAAAGATTAATGATGACAATGCATTGGAGCTAAGGAGAACCTTGTCTTGTGAGATCTTCAACCAATTTGTGGATGAGAGCTTTGGGAAATGAGAATGAtgcatgaaaacattttttgttttagttaagactcggttttagttatgactgtttattttgttatgttgtTGGCGTCTGGTTACATAAGAAAGATTGGAAGGATATCAAGTATTTTATTTGGGTATCATATATCTTGGAAGGTTAAAATATTGTTTCTggatgggtttccagaaaaaaagttaagtgtttcaaatgtaaaaaagaatgaaatgagATTATATACTAAGGATTGGACATGTATATGGTAAGCTTAAAATTGTGATGTTTACAgacaacaaaaatttagaaCCACAAAGGATCGAACCCAGAGGGAGAGAGTCTGCGTATTTGGATAGTGTGGGAGTTTAGCCACTAGGCCAAGAAGAATCATCTGTTATggattacatttaattttatttaactccaaactgtaacacaaaaaagaattaaaatagattttgaatccaccacatATCGAACCCGGGGATAGAGAGACTTTTGAGTTATAAAAAGCCTTGGTTTAACCGCTggtctgaggagaatcatctgttaaagAATATTACATAAGCATACTTAACCCAATTAATATAGGATAGGTTTCCAAAACAATACATTTcgattgaaaaaaaacaaaactcttgCCGTCTCAACACTCTCGCCGTTTCAAACTTCTCGAATCTCACTCGTCTCCGCCTCTcgaatctctctctcatctccatATCTCTCGATCTCCGACGAAAACCCATctccagaactctctctctctcgatcttttACGCGAGCTCTCTCTATTCTCCGAGAAAAACCATTTCTAGAGCTCTATCTCTTGAAGGTATGTTGCAGATTCAAccttatgtgtgttttctttctgaGAGATTGGTCTCCTGGTTTTTGCTTGTGTATAGACTTGCTCGTTTTAACCTAATATGATTCGTAGAATTCTAGTTCATGTGAAAGCATGTGTATAGACTTCGGGAaggatttgtatttttttcaggaaacccttcctgaaaattggattttaattaatttagacaaataaaatttttcttgtttacgcaggatagaaacaagatgggAGATCCATTACCATTAAGACTAGCACTGCCTGAGCTGAGGTATCCGATTGGATCAGAGCCAGAGAAGACGATATCGATAAACCAACACTCGATAGTTGCTTATATCAAAACTGTTAAGGAAATTCTAGGAAATGATGAGTTCAACAGAATAAGAGGGACGTTTTTGGGACCGGTGA belongs to Brassica rapa cultivar Chiifu-401-42 chromosome A07, CAAS_Brap_v3.01, whole genome shotgun sequence and includes:
- the LOC117126512 gene encoding uncharacterized protein LOC117126512 isoform X2, which translates into the protein MSHTQPSSGTPLSPMSHTQPSSETPLSPMSQQPNLTHEETMIESAASPKSQQNEDYTQSSSETPLSPMSQQPNLTNEDTMNESDDETPALDTQVFSPNLTKEKETETSTGERPSNPNQDGKPDDEIVIESPAAQTQVLQKETLEMNETPSSPISPKSIEAQVFTPIQKQQTVTEETYEATQPLTEIISANNKKEDTHAVHYRPSSPLSSLIALVIEENKNALSETETATQYFSTSEGEHSQSSRKNQAEEYLKDTTEPTTELVSTDVSKTQPLTPQTQHLQTSEGDQSDETPSEQNQAEENLKDTTEPTTELVSTYVSKMPPITQQTEHLQTSAIDFSEKNEVEVSRLLAHFQIGAEVEILSTDDEIWYPGKVVDLKLCEGLEELTVEYTTLFTDQHRLQKLQDTITADKIRPATPTSDQKSFEMMDKVEAFYNNGWSSGQISMVLGDNTYSVCLYTSMETILFKHSDLRIHREWKDGVWKMADKVKPDKKRKAAASSQNSGMDNVFLRRSERVPKRSRDTKTPFKSDRNPALTVIPEIIPAVDPFSTPAEHKLSRLQNWMTLKPGMHETSLSINDNKIRKSFFQSMENAKKDLKKEHIDGAFAMLNCRRNENAAWFHNYKIPKACFLPMEFLHCLLSDDLAYKKEKVKGKKIFNDLFKDTVRGKVYPEKTWGEDVDVVYGITLGKKSNVWIGMEIHLKKKRITVYDCFQKESNSIDIPQVKKLAVLISNLLVESSGDEVDKVKMIPFEIEQAQGLPKTKHPFNCGIFLVKILECQSLKIGDMTKINDDNALELRRTLSCEIFNQFVDESFGK
- the LOC117126512 gene encoding uncharacterized protein LOC117126512 isoform X1, producing the protein MSHTQPSSGTPLSPMSHTQPSSETPLSPMSQQPNLTHEETMIESAASPKSQQNEDYTQSSSETPLSPMSQQPNLTNEDTMNESDDETPALDTQVFSPNLTKEKETETSTGERPSNPNQDGKPDDEIVREKLTSESPASQSQVLQKETVEMNETPSSPIAPKSIETPVYTPSQTQQIEREPSDDTPALDTQVFTPNLTKERETQTSTDETPPKTNQGEGKPDDEIVIESPAAQTQVLQKETLEMNETPSSPISPKSIEAQVFTPIQKQQTVTEETYEATQPLTEIISANNKKEDTHAVHYRPSSPLSSLIALVIEENKNALSETETATQYFSTSEGEHSQSSRKNQAEEYLKDTTEPTTELVSTDVSKTQPLTPQTQHLQTSEGDQSDETPSEQNQAEENLKDTTEPTTELVSTYVSKMPPITQQTEHLQTSAIDFSEKNEVEVSRLLAHFQIGAEVEILSTDDEIWYPGKVVDLKLCEGLEELTVEYTTLFTDQHRLQKLQDTITADKIRPATPTSDQKSFEMMDKVEAFYNNGWSSGQISMVLGDNTYSVCLYTSMETILFKHSDLRIHREWKDGVWKMADKVKPDKKRKAAASSQNSGMDNVFLRRSERVPKRSRDTKTPFKSDRNPALTVIPEIIPAVDPFSTPAEHKLSRLQNWMTLKPGMHETSLSINDNKIRKSFFQSMENAKKDLKKEHIDGAFAMLNCRRNENAAWFHNYKIPKACFLPMEFLHCLLSDDLAYKKEKVKGKKIFNDLFKDTVRGKVYPEKTWGEDVDVVYGITLGKKSNVWIGMEIHLKKKRITVYDCFQKESNSIDIPQVKKLAVLISNLLVESSGDEVDKVKMIPFEIEQAQGLPKTKHPFNCGIFLVKILECQSLKIGDMTKINDDNALELRRTLSCEIFNQFVDESFGK